The Haloplanus salinarum genome includes a region encoding these proteins:
- a CDS encoding site-2 protease family protein: MNTLLWVLVGVLVYSLVAKALQIRGYLPDSVRLQGPIATIHTRRGRALLTRLARPKRFWRAYSNVGVGVALVIMAGMFVLLLFQAVTILRNPPAPSAVNQPQNFLVVPGVNDFLPLAVAPEIVFGLLVGLVVHEGGHGLLCRVEDIDIDSMGLVLLAIIPLGAFVEPDEESQRTADRGGRTRMFAAGVTNNFVLTAVAFALLFGPVIGAVGVAPGVAVDGAYEGSPAATAGVANGDRITAVGDTAVGSESDLDAALLAAENRTVEVEVDGDRTVRVERSLVIVGSVAGNPANLSVESGEDPIRVTAVNGTPVDTRGEFRDATADREVARIETTAGDAVVPVGAYVTRAAPDGPLANASAPTNASMIVTEIDGKRVTSSGDLARVLDEYEAGDRVPVRAHVDGEFETYDVRLGENPRDGRGFLGVDIFPGTSGLLVTDFGVRDYPAGTYLELLGGDGGSGSATPFPGLTDSPLSLVYVALILPLASFVLGIPNFPGFTPAVTNFYVVEGPLAPLGDGVFILANVLFWAAWVNLQLGLFNCIPGYPLDGGRILRMGTEAVVSRLPVGDPERFVRTVTTGIGLTMLASLLLMIFGPQLLS; this comes from the coding sequence ATGAACACGCTGCTGTGGGTGCTCGTCGGCGTTCTCGTCTACTCCCTCGTCGCGAAGGCGCTCCAGATCCGGGGGTATCTCCCCGATTCGGTCCGGCTGCAGGGCCCCATCGCGACGATCCACACCCGCCGCGGTCGTGCCCTCCTCACCCGCCTCGCCCGACCCAAACGCTTCTGGCGGGCCTACAGCAACGTCGGCGTCGGCGTCGCCCTCGTGATCATGGCCGGGATGTTCGTCCTCCTGCTCTTCCAGGCGGTGACCATCCTCCGGAACCCGCCGGCGCCGTCGGCGGTCAACCAGCCACAGAACTTCCTGGTCGTCCCCGGCGTCAACGACTTCCTCCCGCTCGCGGTGGCGCCCGAAATCGTCTTCGGCCTCCTGGTCGGCCTCGTCGTCCACGAGGGGGGGCACGGCCTCCTCTGTCGGGTCGAGGATATCGACATCGACTCGATGGGGCTCGTCCTCCTGGCGATCATCCCGCTCGGGGCGTTCGTCGAACCCGACGAGGAGAGCCAGCGGACGGCCGACCGCGGCGGCCGCACCCGGATGTTCGCGGCCGGCGTGACCAACAACTTCGTGCTGACGGCCGTCGCGTTCGCCCTCCTCTTCGGACCCGTCATCGGCGCCGTCGGCGTCGCCCCGGGCGTCGCCGTCGACGGCGCCTACGAGGGCTCGCCCGCCGCGACGGCGGGCGTCGCGAACGGCGACCGCATCACCGCCGTCGGCGACACCGCCGTCGGGAGCGAGAGCGACCTCGACGCCGCCCTCCTCGCGGCCGAGAACCGCACTGTCGAGGTCGAGGTCGACGGCGACCGCACCGTCCGCGTCGAACGCTCGCTCGTGATCGTCGGGAGCGTCGCGGGCAACCCCGCGAACCTCTCCGTCGAGAGCGGCGAGGACCCCATCCGGGTGACGGCCGTCAACGGCACGCCCGTCGACACCCGCGGGGAGTTCCGCGATGCGACGGCCGACCGGGAGGTCGCCCGTATCGAGACGACCGCCGGCGACGCCGTCGTCCCCGTCGGCGCCTACGTCACCCGCGCCGCGCCGGACGGGCCGCTGGCGAACGCCAGCGCCCCCACCAACGCCAGCATGATCGTCACCGAAATCGACGGAAAGCGGGTCACCTCCTCCGGCGACCTGGCACGCGTCCTCGACGAGTACGAGGCGGGCGACCGGGTGCCCGTCCGCGCCCACGTCGACGGCGAGTTCGAGACCTACGACGTGCGCCTCGGCGAGAACCCGCGCGACGGGCGGGGCTTCCTCGGCGTCGACATCTTCCCCGGGACGAGCGGGCTGCTCGTCACCGACTTCGGCGTCCGGGACTACCCCGCCGGCACCTACCTCGAACTCCTCGGGGGCGACGGCGGCTCGGGCTCGGCCACACCCTTCCCCGGGCTGACCGACTCGCCCCTGAGCCTCGTCTACGTCGCCCTGATCCTTCCCCTCGCCTCCTTCGTCCTCGGGATTCCGAACTTCCCGGGCTTTACCCCCGCCGTGACGAACTTCTACGTCGTCGAGGGGCCGCTCGCCCCGCTCGGTGACGGGGTGTTCATCCTCGCGAACGTCCTCTTCTGGGCCGCGTGGGTCAACCTCCAGCTCGGCCTGTTCAACTGCATTCCCGGCTACCCGCTCGACGGCGGCCGCATCCTGCGGATGGGCACCGAAGCGGTGGTGTCGCGGCTCCCCGTCGGCGACCCCGAACGCTTCGTCCGCACCGTCACCACCGGCATCGGGTTGACGATGCTCGCGTCGCTCCTCCTGATGATCTTCGGGCCGCAGTTGCTGTCCTAG
- a CDS encoding 5,10-methylenetetrahydromethanopterin reductase translates to MLGIELTPEHPIDRLVELGTVAERAGYDTVFVSSHYNNRSPFAALSRLAAATDEVRIGPGVVNPLERHPVTLAGEVATVAEASDGRAVFGVGPGDPSTLANLGLADDRGLRPVLEAFKVAQRLWDGERVTHDGTFEAEDAGLNFDVPTPIPTYVGGEGPHMCKMAAKHADGLLFNGSHPADLRWAREQVDDGLDDRLDGLGAFDLAAYASVSVADDAAAAREAARPPVAFIAAGAAPPVLDRHSLDHGRADDIGAALSAGDFEAAFDRVSPAMIDAFCIAGTVDTVADRMAAVLDHADSLVVGSPLGPDLDTAIDLAATAHDRAT, encoded by the coding sequence ATGCTCGGGATCGAACTCACCCCCGAACATCCGATCGACCGACTGGTCGAACTCGGCACCGTGGCCGAACGCGCCGGCTACGACACCGTCTTCGTCTCCAGTCACTACAACAACCGGTCGCCCTTCGCCGCCCTCTCGCGGCTCGCGGCCGCGACCGACGAGGTCCGAATCGGCCCCGGCGTCGTCAACCCGCTCGAACGCCACCCGGTCACCCTCGCGGGCGAGGTGGCGACCGTCGCGGAGGCGAGCGACGGCCGCGCCGTCTTCGGGGTCGGCCCCGGAGATCCCTCGACGCTCGCCAACCTCGGCCTCGCCGACGACCGCGGCCTCCGCCCAGTCCTGGAGGCGTTCAAAGTCGCCCAACGCCTCTGGGACGGCGAGCGCGTCACCCACGACGGTACCTTCGAGGCCGAGGACGCGGGGCTCAATTTCGACGTGCCGACCCCCATCCCCACCTACGTCGGCGGCGAGGGACCCCACATGTGCAAGATGGCCGCCAAACACGCCGACGGTCTCCTCTTCAACGGCTCCCATCCCGCGGACCTGCGCTGGGCGCGCGAACAGGTCGACGACGGCCTCGACGACCGCCTCGACGGCCTCGGCGCGTTCGACCTCGCGGCCTACGCCAGCGTCAGCGTCGCCGACGACGCCGCGGCCGCCCGGGAAGCCGCCCGTCCCCCCGTCGCCTTCATCGCCGCCGGCGCCGCCCCGCCCGTCCTCGACCGCCACAGCCTCGACCACGGCCGCGCCGACGACATCGGGGCCGCGCTGAGCGCCGGCGACTTCGAGGCCGCCTTCGACCGCGTCTCCCCCGCCATGATCGACGCCTTCTGCATCGCGGGCACGGTCGACACCGTCGCCGACCGGATGGCCGCCGTGCTGGACCACGCCGACAGCCTCGTCGTCGGATCGCCGCTCGGCCCGGACCTGGACACCGCCATCGACCTCGCGGCGACGGCCCACGACCGCGCGACGTAA
- the mutS gene encoding DNA mismatch repair protein MutS, whose product MDADAVTGPPDGMVDAEADLTPMLRQYFECCADYEDALLLFQNGDFYQTYCEAAEETARICELTLTQREDSTGTYPMAGIPVDDAAAYVERLLDAGYRVAIAEQVESPAEATGLVDRAVTQVVTPGTVLDDELLGTGTTNYVAAVTREGATRAVAAVDASTGECRVTSPSDDPGLIAELDRLAPAELLVGPDATVDREALSVDPMVTDHEAARLDDDAATERLEAYVASPTAVVESAAERRACGAALAYAEWTQGDDGPLEYVTRIRRYDPRDALALDATAIRSLELFENRGAGAGAGATLFSVLDETTCALGRRKLDGWLRRPLIDRDRIEARHDAVGELAADALTRETVREALREVYDLERLAGRISRERADARDLRSLATTLGAVPTVVDALDGCEASRLRTLGERIDPLPDVRDLIERSIRSDPPVEVTEGGVVREGFDDELDALRATEREGREWVADLEARERERTGIDSLSVGHNQVHGYYIEVTDPNLDRVPDDYRRRQTLKNAERFYTPELKEREEEIIGAAERADALEYERFREVRSSVAAETDRIQALADALAELDALVALATVAVDRDYVRPSVREAGGEIEIQAGRHPVVEAAQERFVPNDAALPPGSVTLVTGPNMSGKSTYMRQVALIVVLAQAGSFVPADDARLPTVDRVFTRVGASDDIAGGQSTFMREMTELTEILHEATGESLILLDEVGRGTSTADGRAIARATVEFVHDEVGATTLFATHYHDLTGLADERERVRNLHFAAEREDAPDDPRSGGDVTFLHRVAEGPASSSYGVEVARMAGVPDPVVERARTLVDDEGTGTQMTLTGAVGAGDATNGTAAREAEGAAGGTDGDGSEPGTGTGTATVDPDVVTALREADLATTTPIEALNLLADLKDRVEEP is encoded by the coding sequence ATGGACGCGGACGCCGTGACCGGTCCCCCCGACGGCATGGTCGACGCCGAGGCGGACCTGACGCCGATGTTGCGGCAGTACTTCGAGTGCTGTGCCGACTACGAGGACGCCCTCCTGCTCTTCCAGAACGGCGACTTCTATCAGACCTACTGCGAGGCCGCCGAGGAGACGGCGCGGATCTGCGAGCTCACGCTCACGCAACGCGAGGACAGCACGGGCACCTACCCGATGGCGGGCATCCCCGTCGACGACGCCGCGGCGTACGTCGAGCGACTGCTCGACGCGGGGTATCGGGTCGCCATCGCGGAGCAGGTGGAGTCGCCCGCGGAGGCGACGGGGCTCGTCGACCGCGCGGTGACGCAGGTGGTGACCCCGGGGACGGTCCTCGACGACGAACTCCTGGGGACTGGCACGACCAACTACGTCGCCGCGGTGACCCGGGAGGGGGCGACACGGGCCGTCGCCGCCGTCGACGCCTCGACCGGCGAGTGTCGGGTCACCAGCCCCTCGGACGATCCCGGACTGATCGCGGAACTCGACCGCCTCGCCCCCGCCGAGTTGCTCGTCGGGCCGGACGCGACGGTCGACCGCGAGGCGCTGTCGGTCGACCCCATGGTGACCGACCACGAGGCGGCCCGACTCGACGACGACGCGGCGACCGAGCGCCTCGAAGCCTACGTCGCGTCCCCGACCGCGGTGGTCGAGTCCGCCGCCGAGCGCCGGGCCTGCGGCGCGGCCCTCGCCTACGCGGAGTGGACGCAGGGCGACGACGGGCCTTTGGAGTACGTCACCCGCATTCGGCGGTACGATCCACGGGACGCCCTCGCGCTCGACGCGACGGCCATCCGGAGCCTCGAACTGTTCGAGAACCGCGGCGCCGGCGCCGGCGCCGGCGCGACGCTGTTTTCGGTCCTCGACGAGACGACCTGTGCGCTCGGCCGGCGGAAACTCGACGGCTGGCTCCGGCGGCCGCTGATCGACCGCGACCGGATCGAGGCGCGCCACGACGCGGTCGGCGAACTCGCCGCCGACGCGCTGACCCGGGAGACGGTCCGCGAGGCGCTCCGCGAGGTGTACGACCTCGAACGCCTGGCCGGCCGGATCTCCCGGGAGCGGGCGGACGCCCGCGACCTCCGGTCGCTCGCGACGACGCTCGGCGCCGTGCCGACCGTCGTCGACGCGCTCGACGGGTGCGAGGCGTCACGCCTGCGAACCCTCGGGGAGCGGATCGACCCGCTGCCCGACGTCCGGGACCTGATCGAGCGATCGATCCGCTCCGACCCGCCCGTCGAGGTGACCGAGGGTGGCGTCGTTCGCGAGGGGTTCGACGACGAACTCGACGCGTTGCGGGCGACCGAGCGCGAGGGCCGGGAGTGGGTGGCCGACCTCGAAGCCCGGGAGCGAGAGCGGACGGGCATCGACTCCCTGTCGGTCGGGCACAACCAGGTCCACGGGTACTACATCGAGGTGACCGACCCCAACCTGGACCGGGTGCCGGACGACTACCGGCGCCGGCAGACGCTGAAGAACGCCGAGCGGTTCTACACGCCGGAGCTGAAAGAGCGGGAGGAGGAGATCATCGGCGCCGCCGAGCGCGCCGACGCACTGGAGTACGAGCGCTTCCGCGAGGTGCGGTCGTCGGTCGCCGCGGAGACCGACCGGATCCAGGCGCTCGCGGACGCGCTCGCGGAACTGGACGCGCTCGTGGCGCTGGCGACGGTCGCCGTCGACCGGGACTACGTCCGTCCGAGCGTCCGCGAGGCGGGGGGCGAAATCGAGATTCAGGCCGGTCGCCACCCGGTCGTCGAGGCGGCACAGGAGCGCTTCGTCCCGAACGACGCAGCCCTGCCGCCGGGGAGCGTGACGCTCGTCACCGGCCCCAACATGAGCGGCAAGTCGACGTACATGCGCCAGGTGGCGCTGATCGTCGTGCTGGCACAGGCGGGGAGTTTCGTCCCGGCCGACGACGCCCGCCTCCCGACCGTCGACCGCGTGTTCACCCGCGTCGGCGCGAGCGACGACATCGCGGGCGGGCAGTCGACGTTCATGCGCGAGATGACCGAACTCACCGAGATCCTCCACGAGGCGACGGGCGAGTCCCTGATCCTGCTCGACGAGGTGGGTCGCGGCACGAGCACCGCCGACGGCCGCGCCATCGCCCGGGCCACCGTCGAGTTCGTCCACGACGAGGTGGGGGCGACGACGCTCTTTGCCACTCACTACCACGACTTGACGGGGCTGGCCGACGAGCGCGAACGCGTCCGGAACCTCCACTTCGCCGCGGAGCGCGAGGACGCGCCGGACGACCCCCGATCCGGCGGCGACGTGACCTTCCTCCACCGTGTCGCCGAGGGGCCGGCCTCGTCGTCGTACGGCGTCGAGGTGGCGCGGATGGCGGGCGTTCCCGATCCGGTGGTCGAGCGGGCGCGGACGCTCGTCGACGACGAGGGGACGGGGACCCAGATGACGCTGACCGGAGCGGTCGGGGCGGGGGACGCCACGAACGGAACGGCGGCCCGCGAGGCCGAGGGCGCCGCCGGCGGCACGGACGGTGACGGGAGTGAACCGGGGACGGGGACGGGGACGGCGACGGTCGACCCCGACGTCGTCACCGCCCTCCGCGAGGCCGACCTCGCGACGACGACGCCCATCGAGGCGCTGAACCTGCTGGCGGACCTGAAAGACCGGGTCGAGGAGCCATGA
- the mutL gene encoding DNA mismatch repair endonuclease MutL — MRRLDRETVDRIAAGEVVTRPARVVVELVENALDAGAERIEVEVTAGGTERIRVVDDGRGMRRADAERAVERHTTTKLPDGDLRAVETLGFRGEALASIADVATLTLTTNDGGPRATRVRAADGDVTVEATGRGQGTTVEVTDLFHNRPARRASMAAPATEFERISDRVAAYALLRPEVAVTLTHDGRRTFATPGSGSFADAALAVYDREVARESTTLDAGASVPMGDGEASVGIRGLLAYPSITRASADHVRVAVNGRPVAMPGLRRAIARGYGSLLPGDRHPVAALSVSLPARAVDPNVHPTKERVAIRAADAVEGAVEDAVADALSTADLRRSADVAMDLEAALDPVESAPSALGEADVIGQFSGCYVLCAAGDDLLVIDQHAAHERINYERLREAVASADVPSASLDPPATLSLAPEAAAAVERYADELATLGFDADPFGGGTVRVRAVPAPVGRVADPESLRDALAALRAGEDPDGRDALLADLACHPSLKAGDDLTDAEAAGLVDRLGACEQPFACPHGRPTVLAVDEAHLARGFERHPRRG; from the coding sequence ATGAGGCGACTGGATCGGGAGACGGTCGACCGCATCGCCGCCGGCGAGGTGGTGACGCGGCCGGCACGCGTCGTCGTCGAACTCGTGGAGAACGCCCTCGACGCCGGCGCCGAGCGGATCGAAGTCGAGGTGACGGCGGGCGGCACCGAGCGGATCCGCGTCGTCGACGACGGCCGGGGGATGCGCCGGGCGGACGCCGAACGCGCCGTGGAGCGTCACACGACGACCAAACTCCCGGACGGCGACCTACGGGCGGTCGAGACGCTCGGGTTCCGCGGCGAGGCGCTCGCCAGCATCGCCGACGTGGCGACGCTGACGCTGACGACGAACGACGGCGGGCCGCGAGCGACGCGGGTCCGCGCCGCCGACGGCGACGTGACCGTCGAGGCCACGGGACGGGGGCAGGGGACGACCGTCGAGGTGACCGACCTGTTCCACAACCGGCCGGCGCGACGGGCATCGATGGCCGCGCCGGCGACGGAGTTCGAGCGGATCAGCGACCGCGTCGCCGCGTACGCGCTCCTCCGCCCCGAGGTAGCCGTCACCCTCACGCACGACGGCAGGCGGACCTTCGCCACCCCGGGGTCGGGGTCGTTCGCGGACGCCGCGCTGGCGGTCTACGACCGGGAGGTGGCCCGCGAGAGTACGACCCTCGACGCCGGGGCGAGCGTTCCGATGGGCGACGGGGAGGCGTCGGTCGGGATCCGGGGCCTGCTCGCCTACCCGTCGATCACCCGCGCGTCGGCCGATCACGTCCGCGTCGCGGTCAACGGGCGGCCGGTCGCGATGCCGGGGCTCCGCCGAGCGATAGCACGGGGCTACGGCTCGCTCCTGCCGGGCGACCGCCACCCGGTCGCCGCGCTGTCGGTGTCGCTACCGGCGCGGGCAGTGGATCCGAACGTCCACCCGACGAAAGAGCGGGTGGCGATCAGGGCGGCCGACGCCGTCGAGGGCGCCGTCGAGGACGCCGTCGCCGACGCGCTCTCGACGGCCGACCTGCGGCGGTCGGCGGACGTGGCGATGGACCTGGAGGCGGCGCTCGATCCGGTCGAGTCGGCGCCATCGGCGCTCGGCGAGGCCGACGTGATCGGTCAGTTCAGCGGCTGTTACGTGCTCTGTGCGGCCGGCGACGACCTGCTCGTGATCGACCAGCACGCCGCCCACGAGCGGATCAACTACGAGCGGTTGCGCGAGGCGGTGGCGTCGGCGGACGTCCCCTCGGCGTCCCTCGACCCGCCGGCGACGCTGTCGCTCGCGCCCGAGGCGGCGGCGGCCGTCGAGCGGTACGCCGACGAACTCGCCACGCTCGGCTTCGACGCCGACCCCTTCGGCGGGGGGACCGTCAGAGTGCGGGCCGTGCCGGCGCCGGTGGGGCGGGTCGCCGACCCCGAATCGCTCCGGGACGCCCTCGCGGCGCTGCGGGCGGGCGAGGATCCGGACGGCCGGGACGCCCTCCTCGCGGACCTGGCCTGTCACCCGTCGCTGAAGGCTGGGGACGACCTCACCGACGCGGAGGCGGCGGGGCTGGTCGACCGCCTCGGCGCCTGCGAGCAGCCCTTCGCCTGCCCACACGGGCGGCCGACCGTCCTCGCCGTCGACGAGGCCCACCTCGCCCGCGGGTTCGAGCGACACCCGCGACGGGGATGA
- a CDS encoding heme-binding protein, with product MREPPQTDEGWYALHDFRRIDWAAWRDAPQREQDRAIEEGIDYFERHEAVADADDGVSAVFSALGHKADLMIVHLRPTLDALSTAERRFDRTALGAFTEQSTSYVSVTEVSGYVSDDYFAEDEEEVDAGLRRYIEGKLEPDVPDDTYASFYPMSRKRGEQDNWYDLPFERRREMMEEHGEHGREFGGRVKQIVASSVGLDDWEWGVTLFADDPTDLKDIVYEMRYDEASARYSEFGPFYVGRRFPPEDLPAFLAGEAVPTDDAGEGHDEHAHGDADGHAHGDDEHAHDGHAHGDDEHAHDGHAHGDDEHAHDGDADEDDIRGELADLDIYAGKPHGEDVYATVLYSEADADELFEEVDGLRSNFDHYDTHVKTAVYDALERDRRAVVSIWDTASAADTAAGFLSELPDVVSRAGEESGFGTMGMFYTVKPEHRTDFVEKFETVGDLLNEMAGHGETDLMINREDENDMFIASQWRSKDDAMDFFRSDEFADTVSWGRDVLADRPRHVFLA from the coding sequence ATGCGCGAACCACCCCAGACTGACGAAGGCTGGTACGCACTCCACGACTTCCGTCGGATCGACTGGGCGGCGTGGCGCGACGCCCCGCAGCGAGAACAGGACCGGGCCATCGAGGAGGGAATCGACTACTTCGAGCGCCACGAGGCGGTTGCCGACGCCGACGACGGCGTCTCGGCCGTCTTCTCCGCCCTCGGCCACAAGGCCGATCTGATGATCGTCCACCTGCGGCCGACGCTCGATGCCCTCTCGACGGCCGAACGGCGGTTCGATCGGACGGCCCTCGGCGCCTTCACCGAGCAGTCAACCTCCTACGTCTCAGTCACCGAGGTGAGCGGCTACGTCTCCGACGACTACTTCGCCGAGGACGAGGAGGAGGTCGACGCCGGCCTCCGTCGGTACATCGAAGGGAAACTCGAACCCGACGTGCCGGACGACACGTACGCGAGTTTCTATCCCATGAGCCGCAAGCGCGGCGAGCAGGACAACTGGTACGACCTGCCCTTCGAGCGCCGCCGCGAGATGATGGAGGAACACGGCGAACACGGCCGTGAGTTCGGCGGTCGGGTGAAACAGATCGTCGCCTCGTCGGTCGGCCTCGACGACTGGGAGTGGGGGGTCACTCTCTTCGCCGACGATCCGACCGACCTGAAGGATATCGTCTACGAGATGCGCTACGACGAGGCCAGCGCCCGCTACAGCGAGTTCGGCCCGTTCTACGTCGGCCGTCGGTTCCCACCCGAGGACCTGCCCGCGTTCCTCGCGGGCGAGGCGGTACCCACCGACGACGCCGGGGAGGGTCACGACGAACACGCTCATGGCGACGCCGATGGGCACGCTCACGGCGACGACGAACACGCACACGACGGCCACGCTCACGGCGACGACGAACACGCCCACGACGGCCACGCTCACGGCGACGACGAACACGCACACGACGGCGACGCGGACGAGGACGACATCCGCGGCGAACTCGCCGATCTGGACATCTACGCCGGCAAGCCCCACGGCGAGGACGTGTACGCGACGGTGCTCTACTCCGAGGCCGACGCCGACGAGCTGTTCGAGGAGGTCGACGGCCTCCGGTCGAACTTCGACCACTACGACACGCACGTCAAGACGGCGGTGTACGACGCCCTCGAACGCGACCGGCGGGCGGTCGTGAGCATCTGGGACACCGCGAGCGCGGCCGACACGGCCGCTGGCTTCCTGTCGGAACTGCCGGACGTCGTCAGCCGCGCCGGCGAGGAGTCCGGCTTCGGCACCATGGGAATGTTCTACACGGTCAAGCCGGAACACCGGACGGACTTCGTCGAGAAGTTCGAGACGGTCGGCGACCTGCTGAACGAGATGGCTGGACACGGCGAGACGGATCTGATGATCAACCGCGAGGACGAGAACGACATGTTCATCGCCAGCCAGTGGCGCTCGAAGGACGACGCCATGGACTTCTTCCGCTCCGACGAGTTCGCCGACACCGTCTCCTGGGGGCGTGACGTGCTCGCCGACCGGCCGCGACACGTCTTCCTGGCCTGA
- a CDS encoding acyltransferase translates to MTKRHVSLPVEADAGVAEFIDHVDERLASDEDTCNVVQDVLIDLFGDREAYERWNDGGDVSPAERVRLQGYDPCNATLESEYYAEKDEDRFQESKYLQWLWRQFDATPMADNVEFALRFRAMLADHLFEECGDDCRFFKGISFTYGHNISVGDNVVVHDDVHLDDRGQLTVGDRVSISDGVHVYSHDHDIVDQTEVRNYHTIIEDDARVTYDAMVSAGSRVGENAVVGARAVVQGDVPDHHIAVGMPAKSVRIKPGWEDSADPLEAGGENRQESRRIEYDLPDDLDVFDEFQRNLDPST, encoded by the coding sequence ATGACGAAGCGACACGTCTCGCTGCCCGTGGAGGCCGACGCCGGGGTCGCGGAGTTCATCGACCACGTGGACGAGCGACTCGCCTCCGACGAGGACACGTGCAACGTCGTACAGGACGTGTTGATCGACCTCTTCGGGGACCGCGAGGCGTACGAGCGGTGGAACGATGGCGGCGACGTCTCGCCCGCCGAGCGCGTCCGCCTGCAGGGGTACGATCCCTGTAACGCCACGCTCGAAAGCGAGTACTACGCCGAGAAAGACGAGGATCGGTTCCAGGAGTCGAAGTACCTCCAGTGGCTCTGGCGGCAGTTCGACGCCACGCCGATGGCCGACAACGTGGAGTTTGCCCTCCGCTTTCGGGCGATGCTGGCCGATCACCTCTTCGAGGAGTGTGGCGACGACTGCCGCTTTTTCAAGGGTATCTCCTTCACCTACGGGCACAACATCTCCGTCGGCGACAACGTGGTCGTCCACGACGACGTCCACCTCGACGACCGGGGGCAGTTGACGGTCGGCGACCGCGTCTCCATCTCGGACGGCGTCCACGTCTACAGCCACGACCACGATATCGTCGACCAGACCGAGGTCCGGAACTACCACACGATCATCGAGGACGACGCCCGCGTCACCTACGACGCCATGGTCAGCGCCGGCTCCCGCGTCGGCGAGAACGCCGTCGTCGGCGCCCGCGCGGTGGTCCAGGGCGACGTGCCCGACCACCACATCGCGGTCGGTATGCCGGCAAAGAGCGTCCGCATCAAGCCCGGCTGGGAGGACAGTGCGGACCCGCTCGAAGCCGGCGGCGAGAACCGACAGGAGTCCCGTCGCATCGAGTACGACCTCCCCGACGACCTCGACGTCTTCGACGAGTTCCAGCGGAACCTCGACCCCTCGACGTAG
- a CDS encoding DUF7573 domain-containing protein, giving the protein MAKPVAADFARVSDRSLDEFARAGNDGDGDAATAESDPAVPTMRWSPEGDACADCGATAPRLWHAGDDDVFVCADCKEW; this is encoded by the coding sequence ATGGCTAAACCCGTGGCGGCCGACTTCGCTCGCGTGTCCGACCGCTCGCTCGACGAGTTCGCGCGCGCCGGAAACGACGGGGACGGCGACGCCGCCACCGCCGAGAGCGATCCAGCCGTGCCGACGATGCGGTGGTCGCCCGAGGGCGACGCCTGCGCCGACTGCGGCGCGACCGCTCCGCGCCTGTGGCACGCGGGCGACGACGATGTCTTCGTCTGTGCCGACTGCAAGGAGTGGTAG